A stretch of Campylobacter gracilis DNA encodes these proteins:
- the lolA gene encoding LolA-like outer membrane lipoprotein chaperone, which yields MKKTLISLAASCIFAFASGIEFDTLSANFSQTVQSDDAKISYGGDFSATKEHAVWHYKTPTIKNIFFSFTKVVVIEPELEQAIITNIKETPNLTAILANAKPNKKGVYEASFDDVKYLIEMKGDLPSKISYTDKMDNKVVINLSNVRKNAPVNEAIFKPTIPKNYDIITQ from the coding sequence ATGAAAAAAACTCTTATTTCTTTAGCGGCAAGCTGCATTTTTGCATTCGCAAGCGGGATAGAATTCGACACGCTAAGCGCAAATTTTTCGCAAACCGTGCAGAGCGACGATGCGAAAATCAGCTACGGCGGCGATTTTAGCGCCACAAAAGAGCACGCCGTGTGGCATTACAAGACCCCTACGATAAAAAATATATTTTTTAGCTTCACAAAGGTCGTCGTAATCGAGCCCGAACTCGAGCAAGCCATCATCACAAATATAAAAGAAACGCCGAATTTAACCGCGATCTTGGCGAACGCAAAACCCAATAAAAAGGGCGTTTATGAGGCGAGCTTCGACGACGTAAAATATCTCATCGAGATGAAGGGCGATCTGCCGAGTAAGATCAGCTACACCGACAAAATGGATAATAAAGTAGTCATAAATCTAAGCAACGTCCGCAAAAACGCGCCGGTGAATGAGGCGATCTTCAAGCCCACAATCCCCAAAAACTACGACATCATCACGCAGTAG
- the secA gene encoding preprotein translocase subunit SecA, which produces MFKKVIHGIFGTKNDRIVKQYAKRAAQISALEENYASMDDATLKAEFEALRAQVRAGEKSTDDVLNEVFAIVREAGKRVLNMRHFDVQLIGGLVLNDGAIAEMKTGEGKTLVATLAVVLNAMEGKGVHVVTVNDYLAKRDAAQMGELYEFLGLSTGVIVGGEYDDAKRKAAYACDITYGTNNEFGFDYLRDNMKFSADEKVQRGHHFVIVDEVDSILIDEARTPLIISGPTNRTLDGYIKANEVARAMIRGEAPADPKGKATGDFTVDEKNRAVLITEAGISKAEKLFGVDNLYSLENAVLSHYLDQALKANYLFEKDVHYVVRDGQVIIVDEFTGRLSEGRRFSEGLHQALEAKEGVQIQEESQTLADITFQNYFRLYEKLAGMTGTAQTEATEFSQIYKLEVVSIPTNVPVIRKDQNDLIYKTEREKFDAVINEIKRLNSKGQPVLVGTASIEKSEKLHELLVKENIAHSVLNAKNHEREAQIIKDAGVKGAVTIATNMAGRGVDIRIDDEVRALGGLYILGTERHESRRIDNQLRGRSGRQGDPGESRFFLSLEDNLLRIFGSDKIKNIMDRLGLKDGEHIESGMVSRAVENAQKKVESLHFEARKNILEYDDVANEQRKTIYKYRNELLDPDYDLKDKIIQNREEYISSVLEELEIFDGVNIKEVDKFPIVAKIAQETGEVLENSELEKVDDFKELKEKIIGALAVSYENKMAPIDPQQRKSIEKMLYLQIVDRDWREHLYQMDILKAGIGLRGYNHKDPLTEYKKESYNLFMELVMRLKSDSIRLLHSIQFKSQEEIEAEQRAMQERMESSNAKELAAASTNEAQLKGPDEFGDKKPKRNDPCPCGSGKKYKDCHGKGGPKKGGFAR; this is translated from the coding sequence ATGTTTAAAAAGGTCATCCACGGGATTTTCGGTACTAAAAACGATAGGATCGTCAAACAATACGCCAAGCGCGCGGCGCAGATCAGTGCACTTGAAGAAAACTACGCGTCGATGGACGATGCGACACTTAAGGCGGAATTTGAAGCGTTAAGAGCGCAAGTTCGCGCGGGCGAAAAGAGCACGGATGACGTGCTTAACGAAGTGTTTGCTATCGTGCGAGAGGCGGGCAAAAGAGTGCTAAATATGCGCCACTTCGACGTTCAGCTGATAGGCGGTTTGGTGCTAAACGACGGCGCGATTGCCGAGATGAAAACGGGCGAAGGAAAGACCCTTGTAGCGACCTTGGCAGTAGTGCTAAATGCGATGGAGGGCAAGGGCGTGCATGTCGTGACCGTAAACGACTACTTAGCTAAGCGCGATGCCGCGCAGATGGGCGAGCTATATGAATTTTTAGGGCTTAGCACCGGCGTGATCGTAGGCGGAGAATACGACGACGCCAAGCGCAAGGCTGCATACGCGTGCGACATCACCTACGGCACAAACAACGAGTTCGGCTTTGATTACCTGCGCGATAATATGAAATTTAGCGCGGATGAAAAGGTGCAGCGCGGGCATCATTTCGTAATCGTCGATGAAGTAGATAGCATCCTGATCGATGAAGCTAGGACGCCGCTAATCATCTCGGGTCCTACGAACCGCACTCTAGATGGCTACATCAAGGCAAACGAAGTAGCGCGCGCGATGATCCGCGGCGAGGCGCCAGCCGATCCGAAAGGCAAGGCGACGGGCGATTTTACCGTAGATGAGAAAAACCGCGCCGTTTTGATTACAGAGGCAGGAATCTCAAAAGCCGAGAAGCTTTTTGGCGTCGATAACCTCTATAGTCTCGAAAATGCCGTGCTTAGCCACTACCTTGATCAAGCACTTAAGGCGAATTATCTATTTGAAAAGGACGTGCACTACGTCGTGCGCGACGGGCAGGTCATAATCGTGGATGAATTTACGGGTCGTCTTAGCGAGGGTCGCAGATTCAGCGAAGGGCTCCATCAGGCTCTTGAAGCTAAAGAGGGCGTGCAGATCCAAGAGGAGAGCCAAACTCTTGCCGACATTACCTTTCAAAACTACTTCCGCCTTTACGAAAAGCTCGCCGGTATGACGGGTACGGCGCAGACGGAGGCGACGGAATTTTCTCAAATTTACAAACTCGAAGTGGTCTCGATCCCTACGAACGTGCCGGTTATCAGAAAGGATCAAAACGATCTTATCTACAAGACCGAGCGCGAGAAATTTGACGCCGTCATAAATGAGATCAAGCGGCTAAATTCCAAAGGTCAGCCCGTGCTAGTGGGTACGGCGTCGATTGAAAAGAGCGAGAAGCTGCACGAGCTTTTAGTCAAAGAAAACATCGCGCACTCCGTGCTAAATGCCAAAAATCACGAGCGCGAGGCGCAGATCATCAAAGACGCAGGCGTAAAGGGTGCCGTAACGATCGCTACGAATATGGCGGGACGTGGCGTAGATATCCGTATAGACGATGAAGTGCGCGCTTTGGGCGGGCTGTATATTTTAGGTACCGAGCGCCACGAAAGCCGCCGCATTGATAATCAGCTCCGCGGACGAAGCGGGCGACAGGGCGATCCGGGCGAGAGTAGATTTTTCTTAAGCTTGGAGGATAATCTACTTAGAATTTTTGGTAGCGACAAGATTAAAAATATCATGGATCGCTTAGGGCTAAAAGATGGCGAACATATCGAATCAGGCATGGTTTCGCGCGCAGTAGAGAACGCGCAGAAAAAAGTCGAGAGCTTGCATTTTGAAGCGCGTAAAAATATCCTAGAATACGACGACGTCGCAAACGAGCAGCGCAAGACGATCTATAAATATCGCAACGAGCTTTTGGATCCCGACTACGATCTGAAAGATAAAATCATTCAAAACCGCGAGGAGTACATCTCTAGCGTGCTTGAGGAGCTTGAAATTTTCGACGGCGTAAATATCAAAGAGGTCGATAAATTCCCGATCGTCGCCAAAATCGCTCAAGAAACGGGCGAGGTGCTCGAAAACAGCGAGCTTGAGAAGGTCGATGATTTCAAAGAGCTGAAAGAAAAGATCATCGGTGCGCTTGCCGTTTCGTATGAAAACAAGATGGCGCCGATCGATCCGCAGCAACGCAAAAGTATCGAAAAGATGCTTTATCTGCAGATCGTCGATCGCGACTGGAGAGAGCATCTGTATCAGATGGATATCCTAAAGGCGGGCATCGGACTTCGCGGCTACAACCACAAAGACCCGCTTACGGAGTATAAAAAGGAGAGCTACAATCTCTTTATGGAGCTTGTAATGCGCCTCAAATCCGACAGCATCCGCTTGCTGCATTCGATCCAGTTCAAATCACAGGAGGAGATCGAAGCCGAGCAGCGCGCGATGCAGGAGCGCATGGAGAGCTCAAACGCCAAAGAGCTCGCCGCCGCAAGCACGAATGAAGCGCAGCTAAAGGGTCCCGATGAGTTCGGCGACAAAAAGCCTAAACGAAACGATCCTTGCCCTTGCGGTAGCGGCAAAAAATACAAAGACTGCCACGGTAAGGGCGGTCCGAAAAAGGGCGGCTTTGCGAGGTAG
- a CDS encoding ABC transporter permease produces MVKYLLFKYLRFDRSQPFITLSALLAFLGVGVGLTVLIVAMAIMNGFDKEFERKLFTMNYPITIHSHFRGGISKDDVEGLRADFPDLIFSPYISSQVIAKGGDRLEGGLIFGVNLNDEKRINSVVAAGAKDANLTDYGIMIGRGIKDEFMLDEGSKITMIFTKSDPGGFALIPKMKRFDVRADFSSGLIAYDKAYSYADASDLAKILGYDEGTFDGVHVFSNDPFKDLERIKKSLPGGASAVGWWQQNGNFFSALALEKRALFIVLMLIILVASLNIVSSLLMTVMNRRQEIALLLSLGASKKEVKRTFFALGATIGGGGIIFGLILGLFGVWLLGSFDIVNLPADVYGSSKLPMELSLGDLAMILIGAVLIVALSSWYPAKKATQIDVLQTLRNE; encoded by the coding sequence TTGGTAAAGTATTTATTATTCAAATATCTCAGATTCGACCGCTCTCAGCCCTTTATTACGCTTTCAGCGCTGCTTGCGTTCTTGGGCGTCGGCGTGGGGCTTACGGTGCTCATTGTTGCGATGGCGATAATGAACGGCTTTGATAAAGAATTTGAGCGCAAGCTCTTTACGATGAACTACCCGATCACGATCCACAGCCACTTTCGCGGCGGTATTTCAAAAGACGACGTGGAGGGACTGCGGGCGGACTTTCCCGATCTGATCTTTAGCCCCTACATCAGCTCTCAAGTCATCGCTAAGGGCGGCGACAGGCTCGAGGGCGGGCTGATTTTCGGCGTAAATTTAAACGACGAAAAGCGCATCAACTCCGTCGTCGCAGCAGGCGCCAAAGACGCCAATCTAACGGACTACGGCATCATGATAGGACGCGGGATCAAGGACGAGTTTATGCTGGATGAGGGCAGCAAGATCACGATGATCTTTACGAAGAGCGATCCGGGCGGCTTTGCGCTGATCCCCAAGATGAAGCGCTTTGATGTGCGCGCGGATTTTAGCTCTGGACTGATCGCCTACGACAAGGCGTATTCCTACGCGGACGCGAGCGATCTAGCCAAAATTTTGGGCTACGACGAGGGGACATTCGACGGCGTGCATGTTTTTTCAAACGATCCGTTTAAAGACCTGGAGCGCATCAAAAAAAGCCTTCCTGGCGGTGCTAGTGCCGTGGGCTGGTGGCAGCAAAACGGCAATTTTTTCAGCGCCCTTGCGCTTGAAAAGCGCGCGCTTTTCATCGTGCTGATGCTAATAATCCTGGTTGCGAGCCTAAATATCGTAAGCTCGCTTCTGATGACCGTGATGAACCGTCGCCAAGAGATCGCGCTTTTACTTAGTCTGGGCGCTAGCAAAAAAGAGGTTAAAAGGACCTTTTTTGCGCTCGGAGCCACGATCGGCGGCGGCGGCATCATATTCGGGCTGATTTTGGGCTTATTCGGAGTGTGGCTGCTCGGAAGCTTCGACATCGTAAATCTGCCCGCCGACGTTTACGGAAGCTCGAAGCTGCCGATGGAGCTCTCGCTAGGCGATTTGGCGATGATTTTAATCGGCGCGGTGCTTATCGTGGCGCTATCGTCGTGGTATCCGGCCAAAAAAGCCACGCAGATCGACGTGCTGCAAACGTTGCGCAACGAGTAA